The DNA region TTATCTTGAAGAAATTAATCTATAAAGAATCATGTAATTACTGGTAATATAAATGTGGATTTATTGTCCCTAAGGCCTGAGAATAAGGCGTACAAGAATATAATGAGCTTCTATCATTTTACTTCTTATATTAATAAAGTAACAAGACCACAATCTGAACCATATCTTAATCATTTCTTGGTTAAAATCTGTAGTAGGAATAAAAGAATTGCcattgtcatatattttgaactAGGATCTTACACATCATTACCCGAATGTACTTATCCTACCTATGAATAATAAGagtaatattagaaataataaaatgcaaacgaacaataatttgagaaataaattaaaaataaaaaaatgaaataacgTTTGTTTCTAAGATATGTGGtgtttattatcttttatttatacaccaagtttgaaggtgtgacaaattttttaaaaattactgtgatttttttgattatttgttgcaaacatttattttttatgctgccgaaaaattaaatctacaccccttttctttatatgtaattagtttttctcttaactttactttagaagtttaaaatcagatttaatccttGAATATGGAAAAAATGTATTACGTGCAGAACTTATTTGGcaactgtaaaaatttgattttcatttCTGATTCTGTTGTTAACTTCCATGACGTattcaaaagtaattttaatttactctaAATGAAATCACTCGATTTCAATTAGACTTGATCTTCTTACCTTTTGCGCTTTACACATAACAACCAAACTCTGCACATCGTGACTTGTATGTCTGGTATCCATGAGACACAAAGCACATACACTAATTTTGCATACCAAGCAGTACATGTTTAACATTTCCTCAGCATGTTCGGGACATTTGCCATCCTTGGACTTATTGGTACTAGTCCCGCCGCGTTTCGGTTCACTTAACACATGTTTGGCCAAAGGACCTCTCGCCGGATGACAGGATTCTCTACAAGAATCGCAATAAAGTACTTCACATTGTTCACACATGACAGTCGCATCCTTGGCAGGTTCCTGCTCGCACATCTGACATTTTAAAGTGAGGTTTTTCAATTCGCCATATCGGTCTACGATACTTTGCATGACTCGATACTTCGGCAAGTTGTGGGCTCCGTTATCGTCGAAATAAACGACTTTATTGCAAATAGGACACGCGAGACTCAGAGCGCTGGGGTACAACACTCCCCCATTGGGAGTACCCACGTAGGAGTTGGGTCTGGAAGTGCACACTACTCCACTATCGGTTTCGCTTAGAATGGATAATTTGTCAGACTCCTGGTAATCCCCGGAGGATCCGGAGGCGACACTTTCCGCGTTCTCATTTACGACATTATTGACCGTTGACGTGATTGCTTGATGGCTGTTGTTACCACTGTTATTACTGCTGCTGTTGGTGGCGGGCTGTTGCAGGTTGAGGGCGCAATGCAGGCAGATCCCGTGGTAGCAGGGTAACAGCACCGGATTGTTAAAGAACTGCTTACAGGCGAAACAGCGAAGCTCCTCTTCCATCTTCTCAACCTAAAGCGGCCAGGAGCAGACCGATATTCGCTGGAAAATGAAAAGCGCGCGCGATTGTTTGAAAACGACGATACGAACGAGGAGAAAAGGCGAAAATACGCGCGTCGTGTGTGCTACAAGCGCCAGACTAAAACGGAAACTGGCGACAATGGGCGAAGGCGCCCGCTAGAAGCCACTCGAGGGACGACGAATAACAAAACGGTAAAACGGGGGTTGACGAGGACGACGATGCACCGGGTCTCCCCTATTTTATATCTTTACGTGTTTTCCCTATAACGCTCTGTATATGCTGAAGTAAGGTTAGTCAGCGCGATAAATAACCGGAGTATCTTACCTGGGTTAACACATGGGCGTAGTATAGAATAACTTTTTATTGTGTTCTTTTGGTTAAATTATGCCTTATTGTATCTATGTCTAAAAATGAAGGTGGAAAAATTGCTATTAGTAACCTAGTCAacgcaaaaaaaattcaatttcataggtttattaaaaaatatgaaaatttttaaaaaacagtttattttaaaatttattacagtttCTTATTAaacaattacaatttaaaatattaagtactGGCAATGAACGTGAATTATTTATCGTGACCTCAGTTTATAagtttgctttaatttttatttttattggatatAGGTCAAAAAAACCACTTCAGACTGTCAATTGTATACATTTTCGGCATTTCGATCTCTATGAAATTATCCACAAAACTCTAAGGGAcacataaaaatcaaataaaatcattgaaccgattttatatgattaaaatcacattaaataaaattaattattttgaaaattttatataaaacaaccaaaattcaaaaagaacCAACACTCCAATCAATCTACAATGTCTAAATCttccaaattttaaaaccaaaaggTTACAATAGGTAATATTAGGAAAATTCTATCAAAATGAAAAACTTGTATATACACTTACATATATTGTAGGTCGTCCTAgtcaataataataactaatataatCAACATGTTGGGAGATGAATTTGGACAATCGTTTCAAGCAGCCAATCTACTTTTCaattctttataaaagaaaaaaacgtaGATAAAgttagtataaatattttttgttgtaaatatgttgtaaatatttcttttttggataaatataCCTGGGGACTCACATACTGTTAGATCTTAGGCTATGTACGAGGTGTTCTTAGATTAGACACAGAAAGAatcttcttaaaatatttttttttctaaataatgaTTATCTACATAAATTGattgataaaatattgttttaaactaattaaataactcaaaaacagatCAAAACCGCTGAAAAAAAATGTCAGTAATCTCTCTGAGAAGATTGCAAGAGAACTTAATGGCGATAATACTAACATTGCTTACAAGAATGAAAACACTACCAaatggtttttttcaaaattaaaaacaaaaacaccaaAGGACTTAAAAAGTAATGCAATCTATAAAATTCCATGTTGTGAATGCGATGGTGTTTATATGGGTAAAACTTCTAGATAATTAAAAACTAGAATTTCTGAACATAAAAGAAGTATAAAACCTCATATACTTATTAACAGTAATTCAAGAACCGCTCTTGCTGAGCactttaaaaagtataaacattcatttgattttgaaaaaacggAAATTCTATCTAGACTGAAATTAACAAACACCCAAgtagcattaataaaaaacaggaCGTTGACAATCCaagtaatgtttattttaacctAACTAGCAACATAAAAGTCTATATCTAAGGACACCTCGTACATAGCCTAAGATCTAACACTAGGTGAATCCCCAGGtatatttatccaaaaaagaaatatttacaacAACCAACCTTatctatgttttgtttttttcttttataaataattgataGGTGGATTGGCTGTTTAAAACGATTGTTCAAATTCATCTCCCAACATACATAACagagaagaaaataaaaagctCTGGAGCATGGAAGGATCTATGAATTTCTTATATTGATTATGATATTACAGTAATTATTATTGACGAGGACGATCTACATTATATGTAAGTGCATATACAAGTTTTTGATTGTCATTCCTAATATTATGTATTGTTAccttttggttttaaaatttggaaGATTTAGAGATTGTAGATTGATTGGAGTGTGGgttaagttttataataaacttttaaaataattaatattatttaatgtgattttaattatataaaattggtTCAATGATTTTGAacttaatgattttatttgctttttatatatttttacctGAGGATGATCTCATACAGATCGAAACGTCGACAAAATATACAATTGATCGtctgaagtattttttttgacctatatccgacaaaaatgaaattgaaaaatttgccGGTCAAAACGGTGTATCATAAAAAACTCGTTATATTTTGCTTCTATGTACCACCATCTACTATCTACCTACGACCATCTAttcaattcttattttttataattgaaagattttcaaaaatacagcCTCAATTTGTCTCTACTTTTATTTGTTATGACATGACGTTTTGTCTCGGATTCGAGACTTCTTCACatggcaaaaaaaatacaaataaaaaaattaaaactttttgaaaattaccaTAAAATACGAACCTAGGatacaaacaaacaaataatcaAAGCAACATAATGACAGAACTTAAAACATTTAACAACAAACACAAAGTTGACCAGAAGTATAAAACGTACAGCATAGGTCTTAAAACTACTTAAAACTTGCGTTTGACGATGAAATAGCTATCTAGTTGACTTGTTGAAAACggaatattttttgtgtttaggattgttaaaattctaattttagtgaaatttgcaataatataactttttttttgaatagtcTTTTTggtcatttaattttgattgaTCAGAAAATTTGCAACATATTCTGTTGATCAGCCTGTTTCCTAAAATTTTTGTACTTTATAGTCGTGTTTATAAAACACGACTCGAGAAATAATCTTTTACAAAGGTTACTCTCTCTATGAAAGATCGTAACAATGTTAAAGTTAACTTATGGCCTATGGTGTATTTACAAAGGTCAAAATGATTatcgttaattttttaaatgatatttgtGTTGGTTAAGCCTTTTGCGAAGTAACTGATATGTTTGACCAATATAAGAGGTAGGTATCTGACAAGAAATCAACCTTATAAACCACATTAATATTATTCATAAGTCAAGAGCAATGCTGAATGGGatctttaattttagaaaaaattacgtTGGTTTGCTTAGAAGAACATCAATCTGCTGtaatattaagtatattttatctaatattaaatGGTTTGAGAATATTACTCATTTCATTTTCTAGGAATGAagaaaaagacaattttaagTAGATCACTTCTCCATTCCTAGCTATATTGTTGTTGGTCATATTATTAGTTTGATAAGTCGAATGACAAAATGATCGTAAAATCCAAGAGTTTTTCAGAAAAGCTGTTTTTAGCAAGGGTAGATTTAATTAATGAatctttaagtttattaaaattatttttaacaaacctATCATCATAAAAAGACTGCTCTTTCTACAAGATTATTGACAGTAGCAATTTTATATCTATTACTATTGTGATGaagacataaaatttagataccTATCCGACCAAGTGGATTCAGCCGTCTCAGATTTGAACAAGTCTCAAATCCGAGGCGAAATGCCATGCCATAACAAATAAAAGTAATGAGACATTgagaatgtattttttgaaaccttttatttataaaaaactgggGGTATAGTTTTTGCCTGGAACCTTcactgcaatatttaaatttgaacttgAATCAACTCGttgatgtaatttattataGCAGATTTTAATGTACCAAATTTAACTTTAGGCATTTGTGATAAAAGGATAGTGAAATTAAAGTaaacaattcaaaataatcatccattactctcaaagagacttaggtatatgaccaaaggagggaaaaacgtaaactcaaagtccaagtctcataaatcagcgtctattaaaggttacgcgtttcgccgcattagggcatcatcagacctatcgaaatacaaaaaccacataCTGACTTACgctaacataataaaaaaatataaaataaaataagtttacaccatcgtgtatcgttattgactcAATAGAGTCAATTTTAATCAACATGCCTGAATAGAGTCAACAtgagtttacttttttcccTCCTTCGGTTATAAAGTAAACAATACCTCAGTTGAACACCTATTTCTGCAAATATCCTATGGTGGTTGAAAAAAGATTGTTCTAGCTGCAGGTTATATTCCACCGGCGTCTCTTATATCAGTCTATGAGGGTTTTGCTCAGGCTATGTTCGAGGTAGCCTGTACTTATTCGGAATGTGAAATGTTTGTTTGTGGTGACTTTAATTTACCGGATACTACTTGGTTCAGTGCTGAGGGCAAGTTATGTGTATATAGATATTTTGCAATCAACAACCGCATCTAATTGTCTGTGTTTAGTCTGCAATTATGCTAACATgtcacaaataaataatattcctaaCTCATACGGGAACTTCTTAGATCTTGTTTTTACAAACATTGTGGGGGTAGGAGTCTCAATTGCATCCGAAGCACTTACGAATGTTACACAGCGTCACCTAACTTAAGAAAACTTCCTCGTAATAACACCAGTAATCTCgaatattgttatttaaattttcaaaactatgaTTACTATTCtatgaataacttttttgccTCTGTTCCTTGAGAACTGGCGTTTGATACAATTGACGTTAATAAGTGTGTCAACTATTTTTACAGTATTCTCTATATGCTCTCAAAAGGTTTGTTTCAGTTAAGTTAGTTTTCAGTTAATATATCATCTAAATTTTCTCCCTGGCTCAGCCGtgaataaaaagaattaatcattgagaaaaaaaaacataaaatacataaatcaacagcacataaaatatataaatcaaccAAACTTGAAGTGGCTTACATAGtattttccaattattttcCAAGGTTATATAAAGGATAATTGCTTTAACTCCTACATTGCTAAAATTAATCATGATGGAGcccaaaattcaaataacttttggaaACATGTAAACAATTTACGAAGATCAAACTCCTATCCTAATAGTATGCGGCTGAATGGCAGATTTGTTGCAGGAGGCGGTCGGGATGTAGATAATTTGTTTGTTTATCATTTTTTCGCACAAAAAACAAGAAGTTACAATCCCCAATTATAATTTTggttacaatcttaattttgaTTCTATTGACATATATCTTACTGATGTTTCCAAAGCGATTGACGGTCtcaaaactaaatattcttaTGGGCCTGATAGCATACCATCAGTCTTACTAAAAAATTGTGTGTGTTCCCTAACCAAACCTCTACATTATCTGTTTTGCCTTTCGTTTGATTCCGAATGTTTTACATTGCTGGAAAATAAGTTGCTTGACTGCGATATATACAGGGGTGTAAACATTCAATCTAAAATACCTAAAGTTATAGACAGCATTTTTGCCAGAGAGCTTTCATGGCATA from Anthonomus grandis grandis chromosome 8, icAntGran1.3, whole genome shotgun sequence includes:
- the LOC126739179 gene encoding E3 ubiquitin-protein ligase TRIM9-like, whose product is MEEELRCFACKQFFNNPVLLPCYHGICLHCALNLQQPATNSSSNNSGNNSHQAITSTVNNVVNENAESVASGSSGDYQESDKLSILSETDSGVVCTSRPNSYVGTPNGGVLYPSALSLACPICNKVVYFDDNGAHNLPKYRVMQSIVDRYGELKNLTLKCQMCEQEPAKDATVMCEQCEVLYCDSCRESCHPARGPLAKHVLSEPKRGGTSTNKSKDGKCPEHAEEMLNMYCLVCKISVCALCLMDTRHTSHDVQSLVVMCKAQKVNSLSLPPS